Proteins from one Mesorhizobium sp. M9A.F.Ca.ET.002.03.1.2 genomic window:
- a CDS encoding BrnA antitoxin family protein — MPFGLSLESRQTTAEQIAKGKPFAEAFPDLAESIKRGRGQPPVAVPLQQIPIRLEPAVIEKFKATGKGWQARVNDVLKKAKVD; from the coding sequence CTGCCTTTTGGGTTGTCCTTGGAAAGTAGGCAAACAACCGCTGAACAGATCGCCAAGGGCAAGCCTTTTGCCGAAGCGTTTCCCGATCTGGCCGAGAGCATCAAGCGCGGCCGGGGGCAGCCTCCCGTCGCTGTCCCGTTGCAGCAGATTCCCATCCGGCTTGAACCGGCGGTGATCGAGAAGTTCAAAGCCACTGGCAAGGGCTGGCAGGCCAGAGTCAACGATGTGCTGAAGAAGGCGAAAGTGGACTGA
- a CDS encoding class II histone deacetylase → MTTGWNFHELYLWHETGNAALFFQPGLTIEPGEHAENAATKRRFRNLMEVSGLTEKLARIASVAVSEDDLALFHDRDYISRIKALSDERGGDASYLTPFGHGSYEIACLAAGGTAAVMDAVLSGDVDNGYALVRPPGHHAERAQGLGFCLFGNVPVAILKNRAKHGFERVATVDWDVHHGNGTQSAFYADPSVLTISIHQDGLYPPDSGLLKERGEGRGEGYNINVPLPAGCGNGAYVSVFERIVLPALTRYKPDLIVVPSGFDASAADPLGRMMLHSGSYREMTRLLMQAADDLCGGRLMMSHEGGYSASYVPYCGLAVMEQLSGIRTVIDDPFLPVFEGYAGQLLQPHQAAAIAQAEELVDGIG, encoded by the coding sequence ATGACGACGGGTTGGAACTTCCACGAACTCTATCTCTGGCACGAGACCGGCAATGCCGCGCTGTTCTTTCAGCCTGGCCTGACCATCGAGCCGGGCGAGCATGCGGAGAATGCCGCAACCAAGCGCCGGTTCCGCAACCTCATGGAGGTTTCGGGCCTCACCGAAAAGCTGGCGAGGATCGCCTCCGTTGCGGTGAGCGAGGACGATCTCGCCCTGTTCCACGACCGCGACTATATCAGCCGCATCAAGGCGCTCAGCGACGAGCGCGGCGGCGATGCGAGCTATCTCACGCCCTTTGGCCATGGCAGTTACGAGATCGCCTGCCTGGCGGCCGGCGGCACCGCGGCGGTGATGGATGCGGTGCTGAGCGGCGACGTCGACAATGGCTATGCGCTGGTGCGGCCACCCGGCCATCATGCCGAACGCGCGCAAGGCCTGGGCTTTTGCCTGTTCGGCAATGTTCCGGTCGCCATCCTGAAGAACCGGGCCAAACATGGCTTCGAGCGGGTCGCTACCGTCGACTGGGACGTCCATCACGGCAACGGCACCCAGTCCGCCTTCTATGCTGACCCGTCCGTGCTGACGATCTCGATCCACCAGGACGGGCTCTATCCGCCTGACAGCGGGCTTCTCAAGGAACGCGGCGAGGGCAGGGGCGAGGGCTACAACATCAATGTGCCGCTGCCTGCCGGATGCGGCAACGGCGCTTACGTGTCCGTGTTCGAGCGCATCGTGCTGCCGGCGCTCACTCGCTACAAGCCCGATCTCATCGTCGTACCGTCGGGCTTCGATGCCTCGGCGGCCGATCCGCTCGGACGCATGATGCTGCACAGCGGCAGCTACCGCGAGATGACGCGGCTGCTGATGCAGGCGGCGGACGACCTCTGCGGCGGGCGGCTGATGATGTCGCATGAAGGCGGCTATTCGGCTTCCTACGTGCCCTATTGCGGCCTGGCGGTGATGGAGCAATTGTCCGGCATCAGGACTGTGATCGACGACCCGTTCCTGCCGGTCTTCGAAGGCTACGCCGGCCAGCTTCTGCAGCCGCACCAGGCGGCGGCCATTGCCCAGGCGGAGGAGCTTGTGGACGGGATTGGATGA
- a CDS encoding Ku protein, which produces MAPRASWKGYLKLSLVSCPVRLYPATSASERISFNQLHKKTHNRINMKPVDPELGLVERSDLIKGYEYEDKQYIIIDDTDLDAVRIESNHTMNIEAFVDEGEVDVIYQDAPYYLAPDGAMAEETFVVLREAMRKSGKLAIARLVLSSRERVVTIGARENGMFVCTLRNPNEVRGTAEYFGNIPGGKPDPEMLQLAEALIKQKETTFDPKNYEDRYEIALMAMIREKLKGHKPIIAAAPERGNVINLMDALKASLSQSAKPPAKSKSKADEAAKPAAKGKGAAAKENPLKANLLKAVGKSKG; this is translated from the coding sequence ATGGCGCCCAGGGCAAGTTGGAAAGGTTACCTCAAGCTCAGTCTCGTCAGCTGTCCGGTCCGGCTCTATCCGGCGACGAGCGCCAGCGAGCGGATCAGCTTCAACCAGTTGCACAAGAAGACGCACAACCGCATCAACATGAAGCCGGTCGATCCCGAACTCGGGCTGGTCGAGCGTTCGGACCTGATCAAGGGCTACGAATACGAGGACAAGCAGTACATCATCATCGATGACACCGACCTCGACGCGGTGCGCATCGAATCCAATCATACGATGAACATCGAGGCCTTCGTCGACGAGGGCGAGGTCGACGTCATCTACCAGGACGCGCCCTATTATCTGGCGCCGGATGGCGCGATGGCCGAAGAGACCTTCGTCGTGCTGCGCGAGGCGATGCGCAAGTCGGGCAAGCTGGCGATCGCGCGGCTGGTTCTGTCCAGCCGCGAGCGCGTGGTAACGATCGGCGCGCGCGAGAACGGCATGTTCGTCTGCACCTTGAGGAATCCGAACGAAGTGCGCGGCACGGCTGAATATTTCGGCAACATTCCGGGGGGCAAGCCCGACCCGGAAATGCTGCAGCTCGCCGAAGCGCTGATCAAGCAGAAGGAAACCACCTTCGATCCGAAGAACTACGAGGACCGCTACGAGATCGCGCTGATGGCGATGATCCGCGAGAAGCTCAAGGGTCACAAGCCGATCATCGCGGCCGCACCCGAGCGCGGCAACGTCATCAACCTGATGGATGCGCTGAAGGCCAGCCTGTCGCAATCGGCCAAGCCGCCGGCCAAGTCGAAGAGCAAGGCCGATGAAGCGGCGAAGCCTGCGGCCAAGGGCAAGGGCGCCGCGGCCAAGGAAAACCCGCTCAAGGCCAATCTTCTCAAGGCTGTCGGCAAGAGCAAAGGGTGA
- the ligD gene encoding DNA ligase D — protein sequence MAAPPKLEVYRAKREFSKTPEPVGGLAAGEGNRFVVHKHHATSDHYDLRLQVGDVLKSWAVPRGPSLNPADKRLAVETEDHPLEYIDFEGVIPEGEYGGGPMIVWDTGTWAPMDDVEKSLLTGSFKFRLAGEKLNGGWMLTRLKPKPGEDEGKNNWLLFKERDLASDTKLDILAMRPESVKSGRRIEELVASPKPAAKQAKPVVLKPGALPGAVKTPAPARIEPQLATQIPKPPGGDDPADRTGEVWLHEIKFDGYRTMAHLSDGAVKLITRAGLDWTKRYGDLPLAFARLPCRDAIIDGEVVALDVKGISRFALLQDALAKGAGNKLHFYAFDLLYLDGWDLRKAPLGRRKALLAQLLSGLGANSAIQLSDHVEGDGQALYDQASEMGLEGVVSKRATATYQSGRTKTWTKIKALKTDDFVIAGYTVSDAAEGLAALGLAEFEDGELHYRGKVGTGFDAETAGELLARLEPLRAGASAPEGVPREIMREMNWVRPLLSARIHYANRTGDNMLRHAVFRGLRDVGLSTPVSVKRKRLISEADLATIWVTNPTRRLFGKTGPTKLDIAVYYALVGDFMLPHILGRPVSLVRCPTGKPQDCFFQRHAFTGMPPSVATFQATNSEGETKSYLSVEDAKGYLALAQFGVVEFHTWGTHRTRLDKPDLIVFDLDPGEGIAWREVVEAAVHIRAELEAMGLVPFAKTSGGKGIHITVPVTQKQNWKKLHQATSAISSALAATAPDTFTTTMGKDNRKRRIFIDYHRNARGHTSAAPYSLRARTNLPASTPVSWPDLESIDAPEDLNYSSLPDLLATSGDPWADMEEFARDLPVLGSSPP from the coding sequence ATGGCGGCCCCCCCAAAACTCGAGGTCTATCGCGCCAAGCGCGAATTCTCGAAGACGCCGGAACCCGTCGGCGGGCTGGCTGCCGGAGAAGGCAACCGCTTCGTCGTCCATAAGCACCATGCCACATCAGACCATTACGACCTTCGGCTGCAGGTCGGCGATGTGCTGAAGAGCTGGGCTGTGCCGCGCGGCCCGTCGCTCAACCCCGCCGACAAGCGGCTGGCGGTTGAGACCGAGGACCATCCGCTCGAATATATCGACTTCGAGGGCGTGATTCCCGAGGGAGAGTACGGCGGCGGGCCGATGATCGTCTGGGACACCGGCACCTGGGCGCCGATGGACGATGTCGAAAAGAGTTTGCTCACCGGTTCCTTCAAATTCCGCCTCGCCGGCGAGAAGCTGAATGGCGGCTGGATGCTGACACGGCTGAAGCCCAAGCCCGGCGAGGATGAGGGCAAGAACAACTGGCTGCTGTTCAAGGAACGCGATCTGGCGTCCGACACCAAGCTCGACATCCTTGCCATGCGGCCGGAAAGCGTCAAATCCGGCCGCCGCATCGAGGAGCTGGTGGCGTCGCCGAAGCCGGCGGCCAAACAGGCAAAGCCTGTCGTGCTGAAACCCGGCGCGCTGCCCGGCGCGGTAAAGACGCCAGCGCCTGCCCGCATCGAGCCGCAGCTGGCGACGCAGATTCCGAAGCCGCCGGGCGGTGATGACCCCGCGGACCGCACCGGCGAAGTCTGGCTGCATGAGATCAAGTTCGACGGCTACCGTACTATGGCGCATCTTTCCGACGGCGCGGTCAAGCTGATCACCCGCGCCGGTCTCGACTGGACGAAGCGCTATGGCGATCTGCCGCTTGCCTTCGCCAGGCTGCCGTGCCGGGACGCAATCATAGACGGCGAGGTCGTTGCCCTCGACGTCAAGGGCATCAGCCGCTTCGCGCTGCTGCAGGATGCGCTGGCCAAGGGTGCTGGCAACAAGCTGCACTTTTATGCCTTCGACCTGCTTTATCTCGACGGCTGGGACTTGAGAAAAGCACCTCTCGGCCGGCGCAAGGCGCTGCTTGCGCAACTGCTGTCCGGGCTTGGCGCCAACTCCGCCATCCAGCTCTCAGACCATGTCGAAGGCGACGGCCAGGCACTCTATGATCAGGCCTCCGAGATGGGGCTGGAAGGCGTCGTCTCCAAACGCGCCACGGCGACCTATCAGAGCGGCCGCACCAAGACCTGGACCAAGATCAAGGCGCTGAAAACCGACGACTTCGTCATCGCCGGCTACACCGTCTCCGATGCGGCCGAGGGGCTGGCCGCACTCGGTCTCGCCGAATTCGAGGACGGCGAATTGCATTATCGCGGCAAGGTCGGCACCGGCTTCGATGCCGAGACAGCAGGCGAATTGCTGGCCCGGCTGGAGCCGCTGCGCGCCGGCGCGTCGGCGCCCGAAGGGGTTCCGCGAGAGATCATGCGCGAGATGAACTGGGTGCGGCCGCTGCTCTCGGCCCGCATCCACTATGCCAACCGCACCGGCGACAACATGCTGCGCCACGCGGTGTTCCGCGGGCTCAGGGATGTCGGCCTGTCGACGCCGGTATCAGTCAAGCGCAAGCGGCTGATTTCGGAAGCCGACCTCGCCACGATCTGGGTGACCAACCCGACGCGGCGGCTGTTTGGCAAGACCGGGCCGACCAAGCTCGACATTGCCGTCTACTACGCGCTGGTCGGCGACTTCATGCTGCCGCACATCCTCGGCCGCCCGGTGTCGCTGGTGCGCTGCCCTACCGGCAAGCCGCAGGACTGTTTCTTCCAGCGCCATGCCTTTACCGGCATGCCTCCATCGGTGGCGACCTTCCAGGCGACCAATTCCGAGGGCGAGACCAAATCCTATCTGTCGGTGGAAGATGCCAAGGGCTATCTGGCGCTGGCGCAGTTCGGCGTCGTCGAGTTCCACACTTGGGGCACCCATCGCACGCGGCTCGACAAGCCCGACCTGATCGTCTTCGACCTCGATCCGGGTGAGGGGATTGCCTGGCGCGAGGTGGTCGAGGCGGCGGTGCATATCCGCGCCGAACTCGAGGCGATGGGGTTGGTGCCATTTGCCAAAACCTCGGGCGGCAAGGGCATCCACATCACCGTGCCGGTGACGCAAAAACAGAACTGGAAGAAGCTGCACCAGGCGACCAGCGCCATCTCCTCGGCATTGGCCGCCACCGCGCCCGACACCTTCACCACCACCATGGGCAAGGACAACCGCAAGCGGCGCATCTTCATCGACTATCACCGCAATGCGCGGGGCCACACCTCGGCAGCACCTTACTCGCTGCGCGCCCGCACCAATTTGCCGGCCTCGACGCCGGTGAGCTGGCCCGATCTGGAATCCATCGATGCGCCGGAGGATCTGAATTATTCTTCGCTGCCGGATCTTCTGGCCACCTCCGGCGATCCCTGGGCCGACATGGAAGAGTTCGCCAGGGATTTGCCGGTCTTGGGTTCCTCTCCCCCGTGA